Proteins encoded by one window of Pseudonocardia alni:
- a CDS encoding DEDD exonuclease domain-containing protein, with amino-acid sequence MTSCSPQLTFDELGTPLRDVTFCVVDLETTGGSHRTDAITEVGAVAVRGGSRISELGTLVDPGVRVPADITRLTGITNAMLHDAPPLGAVLPSVLDMLRGAVLVAHNAPFDTGFLKAACERLERPWPGPPVLCTARLARAVLPHTECPSVKLGTLARHFGCATTPDHRALTDARATVEVLHHLLERIGNLGVQSLEELLQLVRDRAPHRPTTTQRRRRHLANDVPSEPGVYLFRGGDGQVLYVGTSGDLHRRVRSYFTAGEKRRRVRDMLVRAEKVDTVVCAHALEASVRELALIAAHRPPYNRRSRNPGRAYWVAPTAEAFPRLSVVATPRAGALGPFGSQRAATDVLDAALDALPLRRCTIRIPARNPSATPCALHELGRCAAPCAGLQPAEDYAPAVHAWGDLVAGRDDGPLRVLSAEVDDRSAGGRYEAAARARDRLATLAAGVDRGGTLAALAGIDELVGARPDGRGGWELAVVRHGRLAAAGNAPRGVRPMPVVEALRTGAQTVLPGDGPLRGAPSEEVRVLHRWLTTGGTRLVYCDPPWAEPAWGGGAWREWADRAREASHRTGDRSPDEPAGI; translated from the coding sequence GTGACCTCCTGCTCCCCGCAGCTCACCTTCGACGAGCTGGGCACGCCACTGCGTGACGTCACCTTCTGCGTGGTGGACCTGGAGACCACCGGCGGCAGCCACCGGACCGACGCCATCACCGAGGTCGGCGCCGTCGCGGTGCGCGGCGGCAGCCGGATCTCCGAGCTCGGCACCCTCGTCGACCCGGGCGTGCGGGTCCCGGCCGACATCACCCGGCTGACCGGCATCACGAACGCGATGCTGCACGACGCCCCACCGCTGGGTGCGGTCCTGCCCTCGGTGCTCGACATGCTCCGCGGCGCGGTGCTGGTGGCCCACAACGCCCCGTTCGACACGGGTTTCCTCAAGGCCGCCTGCGAGCGCCTCGAACGCCCCTGGCCCGGCCCGCCGGTCCTCTGCACCGCCCGGCTCGCCCGGGCCGTGCTCCCGCACACCGAGTGCCCCAGCGTGAAGCTGGGCACGCTGGCCCGGCACTTCGGCTGCGCCACCACCCCGGACCACCGGGCGCTGACCGACGCCCGGGCGACCGTCGAGGTGCTGCACCACCTGCTGGAGCGGATCGGGAACCTGGGTGTGCAGAGCCTGGAGGAGCTGCTGCAGCTCGTCCGTGACCGGGCCCCGCACCGGCCCACCACCACCCAGCGCCGTCGCAGGCACCTCGCGAACGACGTGCCCTCCGAGCCCGGTGTCTACCTGTTCCGCGGCGGCGACGGCCAGGTGCTCTACGTCGGCACCAGCGGCGACCTGCACCGGCGGGTGCGGTCGTACTTCACGGCCGGGGAGAAGCGCCGCCGGGTCCGCGACATGCTCGTCCGCGCCGAGAAGGTCGACACGGTGGTCTGCGCGCACGCCCTGGAGGCCTCGGTGCGCGAGCTGGCGCTCATCGCCGCGCACCGCCCGCCGTACAACCGGCGCTCCCGCAACCCCGGCCGGGCCTACTGGGTGGCGCCGACAGCGGAGGCGTTCCCGCGGCTGTCGGTCGTCGCCACCCCGCGGGCGGGTGCCCTGGGTCCGTTCGGGTCGCAGCGGGCCGCGACCGACGTGCTCGACGCGGCACTCGACGCACTGCCGCTGCGCCGGTGCACGATCCGCATCCCGGCCCGGAACCCCTCGGCGACGCCGTGCGCGCTGCACGAGCTGGGCCGCTGTGCCGCCCCGTGCGCCGGTCTGCAGCCCGCCGAGGACTACGCGCCCGCCGTGCACGCCTGGGGCGACCTCGTCGCGGGGCGGGACGACGGCCCGTTGCGGGTGCTGTCCGCCGAGGTCGACGACCGGTCGGCCGGCGGGCGCTACGAGGCGGCCGCGCGGGCGCGGGACCGGCTGGCCACGCTGGCCGCCGGGGTCGACCGGGGCGGCACCCTGGCCGCGCTCGCGGGCATCGACGAGCTGGTCGGCGCCCGGCCCGACGGCCGGGGCGGCTGGGAGCTCGCCGTCGTTCGCCACGGACGGCTCGCCGCGGCGGGCAACGCCCCGCGCGGGGTGCGGCCGATGCCGGTCGTCGAGGCGCTGCGGACCGGCGCGCAGACGGTCCTGCCCGGCGACGGGCCGCTGCGCGGGGCCCCGTCGGAGGAGGTCCGGGTCCTGCACCGCTGGCTCACCACCGGCGGGACCCGGCTGGTGTACTGCGACCCGCCGTGGGCGGAGCCGGCGTGGGGCGGGGGTGCCTGGCGGGAGTGGGCCGACCGGGCCCGGGAGGCGTCGCACCGCACCGGTGACCGCTCCCCCGACGAACCCGCCGGGATCTGA
- the qcrB gene encoding cytochrome bc1 complex cytochrome b subunit has protein sequence MSSITTPTTSSGGLAAKGGAALDQADQRYHAAAGLRKQFNKVFPTHWSFMLGEIALYSFIIVLLSGTYLALFFDPSMQEVVYNGPYDPLRGVHMSRAYESALEISLEVRGGLFMRQLHHWAALLFVAAMIIHMFRVFFTGAFRKPREANWTIGVVLILLGTFAGFTGYSLPDDLLSGVGLRIASGITLTVPIMGTWVHWALFGGEFPGTEIIPRLYIIHVLILPGIILALIAVHLGLVWYQKHTQFPGPGRTENNVVGVRIMPQFAAKGGAFFFVVAGVLALISGLFQMNPIWHLGPYDASHISAGSQPDFYMLWSEGMGRIFPPWEFYLFGTYTIPAAFIPTAGFLPVLFVLAGAYPAIERRFTGDDALHNLLQRPRDVPVRTALGAMAISFYLWLVMCGFNDWISYFFHISLNATTWAGRIGLLVVPPIVYWVAYRWCLGLQRSDRAVLEHGIETGIIKRLPHGEFIEVHQPLGGVDSHGHAIPLEYQGASVPKRMNQLGSAGEPVSGSLLTPDPVEESRALAVARHEAHERELEESRRRHEARAELESRSSELAGRPDDGGRPQQPRD, from the coding sequence ATGAGTTCGATCACGACACCCACCACCTCCTCAGGTGGCCTCGCGGCCAAGGGCGGCGCGGCACTCGACCAGGCGGACCAGCGCTACCACGCGGCCGCCGGACTGCGGAAGCAGTTCAACAAGGTCTTCCCGACCCACTGGTCGTTCATGCTGGGCGAGATCGCCCTGTACAGCTTCATCATCGTGCTGCTGTCGGGCACCTACCTGGCGCTGTTCTTCGACCCCTCCATGCAGGAGGTCGTCTACAACGGGCCGTACGACCCGCTGCGCGGCGTCCACATGTCGCGGGCCTACGAGTCCGCGCTGGAGATCTCGCTCGAGGTCCGCGGCGGCCTGTTCATGCGTCAGTTGCACCACTGGGCGGCGCTGCTCTTCGTCGCGGCGATGATCATCCACATGTTCCGGGTGTTCTTCACCGGCGCGTTCCGCAAGCCGCGTGAGGCCAACTGGACCATCGGCGTCGTGCTGATCCTGCTGGGCACCTTCGCCGGCTTCACCGGCTACTCCCTGCCGGACGACCTGCTCTCGGGCGTCGGGCTGCGGATCGCCTCGGGCATCACGCTGACCGTGCCGATCATGGGCACCTGGGTGCACTGGGCGCTGTTCGGCGGCGAGTTCCCCGGGACCGAGATCATCCCGCGGCTCTACATCATCCACGTGCTGATCCTGCCCGGCATCATCCTCGCGCTGATCGCCGTGCACCTCGGCCTGGTGTGGTACCAGAAGCACACCCAGTTCCCCGGCCCCGGCCGGACCGAGAACAACGTCGTCGGCGTGCGGATCATGCCGCAGTTCGCGGCGAAGGGCGGCGCGTTCTTCTTCGTCGTCGCCGGTGTGCTGGCCCTGATCTCCGGGCTGTTCCAGATGAACCCGATCTGGCACCTCGGCCCGTACGACGCCTCGCACATCTCGGCCGGTTCGCAGCCGGACTTCTACATGCTGTGGTCCGAGGGCATGGGCCGGATCTTCCCGCCGTGGGAGTTCTACCTGTTCGGGACGTACACGATCCCGGCGGCGTTCATCCCCACCGCGGGCTTCCTGCCGGTGCTGTTCGTGCTCGCCGGGGCCTACCCGGCCATCGAACGGCGCTTCACCGGGGACGACGCGCTGCACAACCTGCTGCAGCGCCCGCGCGACGTCCCGGTCCGGACCGCGCTCGGCGCCATGGCGATCTCGTTCTACCTGTGGCTCGTGATGTGCGGGTTCAACGACTGGATCTCGTACTTCTTCCACATCTCGCTGAACGCGACCACGTGGGCCGGCCGCATCGGTCTGCTCGTCGTGCCGCCGATCGTGTACTGGGTGGCCTACCGCTGGTGCCTCGGTCTGCAGCGGTCGGACCGCGCGGTGCTGGAGCACGGCATCGAGACGGGCATCATCAAGCGGCTGCCGCACGGTGAGTTCATCGAGGTGCACCAGCCGCTGGGCGGCGTCGACTCGCACGGCCACGCCATCCCGCTGGAGTACCAGGGTGCCTCGGTGCCCAAGCGGATGAACCAGCTCGGGTCGGCCGGTGAGCCGGTCTCCGGTTCGCTGCTCACGCCGGACCCGGTCGAGGAGTCCCGTGCGCTGGCCGTGGCCCGCCACGAGGCCCACGAGCGGGAGCTCGAGGAGTCCCGCCGGCGTCACGAGGCGCGGGCGGAACTCGAGTCCCGCAGCAGTGAACTCGCGGGCCGCCCGGACGACGGTGGTCGTCCGCAGCAGCCGCGCGACTGA
- the qcrC gene encoding cytochrome bc1 complex diheme cytochrome c subunit: MTENQNPPPADRPDEKAGGRTRPHGKMKRRIAGALAIGLGLLSVGFLYAAFAPQPQVAQAQQDTALIAKGEQLYNNTCITCHGANLQGVENRGPSLIGVGDAAVYFQVSSGRMPMARQEAQAARKHPLPIFDPETQEGRANLEALGAFVQANGGGPVTPAATGEALRGDDPGRGGVLYRLNCASCHNFTGVGGALSSGKYAPALEPASEEQIYTAMQTGPQNMPRFSDQQLTPQEKQDIIAYIKSVNHANDPGGYSLLGLGPTAEGVFIFAVVMSGLVGFAIWLGAKS, translated from the coding sequence ATGACCGAGAACCAGAACCCACCACCGGCCGACCGGCCGGACGAGAAGGCCGGGGGCCGCACCCGTCCGCACGGCAAGATGAAGCGCCGCATCGCCGGCGCCCTCGCCATCGGGCTGGGCCTGCTGTCCGTCGGTTTCCTCTACGCCGCCTTCGCGCCGCAGCCGCAGGTCGCCCAGGCGCAGCAGGACACCGCGCTGATCGCCAAGGGCGAGCAGCTCTACAACAACACCTGCATCACCTGCCACGGTGCGAACCTGCAGGGCGTCGAGAACCGCGGCCCGAGCCTCATCGGCGTCGGTGACGCGGCGGTCTACTTCCAGGTGTCCTCGGGTCGTATGCCGATGGCGCGCCAGGAGGCCCAGGCGGCCCGCAAGCACCCGCTGCCGATCTTCGACCCGGAGACCCAGGAGGGCCGGGCGAACCTCGAGGCGCTGGGCGCGTTCGTGCAGGCCAACGGCGGCGGGCCGGTCACCCCGGCCGCGACCGGCGAGGCCCTGCGCGGCGACGACCCGGGCCGCGGCGGTGTGCTGTACCGCCTGAACTGCGCCTCGTGCCACAACTTCACCGGCGTCGGCGGCGCGCTGTCGTCCGGCAAGTACGCTCCCGCGCTCGAGCCGGCCAGCGAGGAGCAGATCTACACCGCGATGCAGACCGGTCCGCAGAACATGCCGCGCTTCTCCGACCAGCAGCTCACGCCGCAGGAGAAGCAGGACATCATCGCGTACATCAAGTCGGTGAACCACGCCAACGACCCGGGCGGCTACTCGCTGCTGGGTCTCGGTCCGACGGCCGAGGGTGTCTTCATCTTCGCCGTCGTGATGTCCGGTCTGGTCGGGTTCGCCATCTGGTTGGGGGCGAAGAGTTGA
- the qcrA gene encoding cytochrome bc1 complex Rieske iron-sulfur subunit, whose protein sequence is MSSEVSTGSDRRPTKEELDAMSPEQLARLAGELDEVEVVHNTPAFPIPGTRAEKRAERSVALWFVISAISMIAFVVAFIAWPWEYVNVGEPGHALYNLYTPVIGFTFGFSVLSIGIAVIQMVKKLFPDETSVQQRHDGPSTDVDRATFLAQVADAGKGTTIGRRKLIIRSAGLAAAVAGIGTGVVALGGIIRNPWAEGDDAPLWHTGWRPENGETVYLRTDTGILSEIARVRPEDMEPGSMMTVFPYRESERGNEEELLHAQRASDAPVMLIRLRPGTEVTKRPGQENFNYGDFYAWSKVCTHLGCPTSLYQAQDNRILCPCHQSQFLATQDAEPVFGPAARPLPQLPITVNEEGFFVARSDFVEPVGPAFWERPKTT, encoded by the coding sequence TTGAGCAGCGAAGTCAGCACCGGGTCGGACCGTCGTCCGACCAAGGAGGAGCTCGACGCGATGTCGCCCGAGCAGCTGGCCCGTCTGGCCGGTGAGCTCGACGAGGTCGAGGTCGTGCACAACACGCCGGCGTTCCCGATCCCGGGGACCCGCGCGGAGAAGCGCGCCGAGCGTTCGGTCGCGCTGTGGTTCGTCATCTCGGCGATCTCCATGATCGCCTTCGTGGTCGCGTTCATCGCGTGGCCGTGGGAGTACGTCAACGTCGGCGAGCCCGGCCACGCGCTCTACAACCTCTACACCCCGGTCATCGGCTTCACCTTCGGGTTCTCGGTGCTCTCCATCGGCATCGCGGTCATCCAGATGGTGAAGAAGCTGTTCCCGGACGAGACCTCGGTCCAGCAGCGCCACGACGGCCCGTCCACCGACGTCGACCGCGCCACCTTCCTGGCCCAGGTCGCCGACGCCGGCAAGGGCACCACGATCGGCCGTCGCAAGCTGATCATCCGCAGCGCGGGCCTGGCCGCGGCCGTCGCCGGTATCGGCACCGGTGTCGTCGCGCTCGGCGGCATCATCCGGAACCCGTGGGCCGAGGGCGACGACGCCCCGCTGTGGCACACGGGCTGGCGTCCGGAGAACGGCGAGACGGTGTACCTGCGCACCGACACGGGTATCCTCTCCGAGATCGCCCGAGTGCGACCCGAGGACATGGAGCCGGGTTCGATGATGACCGTCTTCCCGTACCGCGAGAGCGAGCGGGGCAACGAGGAGGAGCTGCTGCACGCGCAGCGCGCCTCGGACGCGCCGGTCATGCTCATCCGTCTCCGCCCCGGGACCGAGGTCACGAAGCGCCCCGGGCAGGAGAACTTCAACTATGGTGACTTCTACGCCTGGTCGAAGGTCTGCACCCACCTCGGGTGCCCGACCTCCCTCTACCAGGCGCAGGACAACCGCATTCTCTGCCCGTGCCACCAGTCGCAGTTCCTGGCCACGCAGGACGCCGAGCCCGTCTTCGGGCCCGCCGCCCGGCCGTTGCCGCAGCTGCCGATCACGGTGAACGAGGAGGGCTTCTTCGTCGCCCGCAGCGACTTCGTGGAGCCCGTCGGACCCGCGTTCTGGGAGAGGCCGAAGACGACATGA